From a region of the Lactuca sativa cultivar Salinas chromosome 4, Lsat_Salinas_v11, whole genome shotgun sequence genome:
- the LOC111877941 gene encoding uncharacterized protein LOC111877941: MVLLRNRVFNFPVSLSLGTFIKHIERASNLKPTVTTRRFASTKSSIVNASHFDTLNPLQKQQVQLYIDALLDWNQKMNLTAVKEASDVMDRHIEDSLSIIPPIQSSYISHCESSFENLNLVDVGSGAGLPGLILAIACPGWEVTLLESLNKRCIFLEHAVGLIGLSNVKIIRGRAEDVGQNQEFREVFDVAVARAVAEMRILAEYCLPLVRVGGLFVAAKGHAPQEEVERGKRAISLMGASLLQTCNVNSHSPYGQRTAIICLKHRPTPNKYPREPGTPAKSPL, encoded by the exons ATGGTGCTATTGCGGAACAGAGTCTTCAATTTCCCCGTCTCCCTATCTTTGGGGACTTTCATCAAACACATTGAGCGCGCTTCGAATCTCAAACCAACGGTCACAACCAGAAGATTTGCATCGACAAAATCCTCAATCGTCAATGCCTCCCACTTCgacaccctaaatcctctacagaaACAACAAGTCCAGCTCTATATCGATGCTCTTCTCGATTGGAACCAG AAGATGAATCTTACTGCGGTTAAAGAGGCAAGTGATGTTATGGATAGACACATTGAGGATTCTCTTTCGATTATACCCCCAATTCAGAGCTCATATATTTCGCATTGTGAATCTTCATTTGAAAACCTCAATCTTGTAGACGTGGGAAGTGGCGCGGGACTTCCTggattgatattagccattgctTGCCCTG GTTGGGAAGTGACACTTTTGGAGTCATTAAACAAGCGCTGCATTTTCCTAGAGCATGCAGTTGGCTTGATTGGTTTATCTAATGTGAAGATTATTAGAGGAAGAGCAGAG GATGTGGGACAAAATCAAGAATTTAGAGAGGTGTTTGATGTTGCTGTGGCAAGAGCTGTTGCAGAAATGAGGATATTAG CTGAATACTGTCTTCCCCTTGTTCGTGTTGGTGGCTTGTTTGTTGCTGCAAAAGGTCATGCTCCTCAG GAAGAAGTTGAAAGAGGCAAGAGAGCAATTTCTTTGATGGGCGCTTCCTTGTTACAAACATGCAATG TGAATTCACACAGCCCATATGGACAAAGAACTGCAATCATATGTTTAAAACATCGGCCCACCCCCAACAAGTATCCACGAGAACCGGGTACACCAGCAAAGTCACCACTCTAA